ATGCGCTGTGCGGGACGGGCAGAAGGGGATAAGATGATGAAGAAAGTATTGCTGGTGACGCATGTGGGGGATTTTATACCGCAGTTTGAGATGAAAAATGTGCAGTATCTGCAGAGTATCGGATATGAGGTCCATTATGCGGCTGATTTTACACAGTCTTCCTACGGAAGCAGCGGAACAAGGCTGAAGGGCTCAGGAGTGATCTGCCATCAGATCCCGTTTGAGCGCTCTCCGTTCAAAATCAAGAATTTTCATGCGTACCGCATGCTCCAGGAGCTTCTGGCATCGGAACATTTTGAGCTCATTCACTGCCATACGCCGATGGGCGGAGCCATGGCGCGTCTTGCCGGAAGGAAGTACCGGAAGCGGGGAATGAAGATTATCTATACGGCGCACGGATTCCATTTTTTTAAGGGGGCGCCGCTTATAAACTGGATGATCTATTACCCGGTAGAACGTCTGCTGTCACGGTGGACAGACGTACAGATAACGATCAACCGTGAAGACTATCAGCGCGCACGCAGCTTTCATGCGGGAAAGGTTGTGCGCATTCCGGGCGTGGGGATCAACCTGTCTGCTGCCCGAGAGCGGAAACTTGCGGACCGTGAGGCGTTCCGCAGATCACTGGGGGTAGAGCCGGGTGATTTTTGTCTGCTCTCGGTGGGGGAACTGGATGCCAATAAAAATCACATGGCTGTCCTTGAGGCGCTGCAGAAGATGGACCGGACGGGCATACGGTATCTGATCTGCGGAAAGGGATGCCTGCGGGACAGGCTCGCAGCAGAAATTGCAGACAAAGGGCTTTCAGACTGTGTGTCGATGCTGGGATACCGCAATGATGTGGCACAGCTTTATGAAGCGGCAGATCTGTTTGTGTTTCCCTCGCGGCGCGAAGGCCTGTCGGTGGCGCTCATGGAGTCTATGGCGAAAGGCCTGCCCGCTCTCGTCTCGCGTATCAGGGGCAATGTGGATCTGATCGAGGAAGGGCGCGGCGGTATTCTGGTCAGCGCGAAAGATCCTGATGAATTTGCAGAGGGGATCAGGCGCCTGAAGAGGGATCCCGAGTGCTGCAGGAGAATGGGAGCTTATAATCAGAGAGCGGTCGTCAGGTATGATACGTGTGAGGTGGAAAAGGTGATGAGCCGAATCTATGATGAGGTTTTAAGATGAAAAGAAAACTGATGTCGTTTATTAAATACTGCAGACCGGTATATGACCTGTATTACTATCTGGGGACCGGGCTTTTAAATTTCCTGAAACTGTTTGTCAGAACGGATGAGCGGCTGATCCTGTTCAACAGCTTCGGCGGTAAGTCGTTTAACGACAGTCCGAGAGCCATCTATGAAGCGATGTGCCGTGACCCGCGGTTTGCCGGCTTTCGCTTTGTGTGGGCGTTTCAGGAACCGGAGAAATTCACAGTGAAAAACGGTGAGAAA
The Ruminococcus gauvreauii genome window above contains:
- a CDS encoding glycosyltransferase family 4 protein, with the translated sequence MMKKVLLVTHVGDFIPQFEMKNVQYLQSIGYEVHYAADFTQSSYGSSGTRLKGSGVICHQIPFERSPFKIKNFHAYRMLQELLASEHFELIHCHTPMGGAMARLAGRKYRKRGMKIIYTAHGFHFFKGAPLINWMIYYPVERLLSRWTDVQITINREDYQRARSFHAGKVVRIPGVGINLSAARERKLADREAFRRSLGVEPGDFCLLSVGELDANKNHMAVLEALQKMDRTGIRYLICGKGCLRDRLAAEIADKGLSDCVSMLGYRNDVAQLYEAADLFVFPSRREGLSVALMESMAKGLPALVSRIRGNVDLIEEGRGGILVSAKDPDEFAEGIRRLKRDPECCRRMGAYNQRAVVRYDTCEVEKVMSRIYDEVLR